In the genome of Oryzias melastigma strain HK-1 linkage group LG19, ASM292280v2, whole genome shotgun sequence, the window CAGTTCTCAGTTCTTTGATTCTACTAAtgtttaaataatgaaatgctgtttttcatgCAGTTGTGGATTGAGAGGAGCATTATCTGTTTGAATAATTGAGAATGTTGTTAAACTCAATACTTTTAAATGAcagatatacatatatacatcaCACTATCACACattagtttctttattttcttctaatttctcaagttaaataaaatagtattttgtttaccagaaacatgaaagaaacctaaaaatatttatgttactTTGCAACACTAAATAAGCACTTTAAGGTGATAATATGTCTAAAATGtgtaacaaataaattaaaatctgtATTACTTCCCCCAAAATTTTATTGAGAATAATGCAAACACCTAAAAATAAACAGCCAGTTTAAAGACATATATTTTATGTGGAAGTAAACCTGACTGAAAATGCTGTCAGGTAGTGATGATTCTGTTACAGGCTTACTGGTTGAGGACCATAAAAAGCAGCTCAACCCTTGGTAAACAAATGTGGAAAAGCACACAGGACACAACCGCAGCTGCTgcctaataataaaaaaagactttcaagAGGGCAATGataatttaaaatcataaaaaagaaaaggatgtgTTTTGCCCCTATGGATTTTACAGAAGCTTTATGAACTTTTCATTTGGATTTTCAattccaactatatattttttttcaactgtaaaatcattcccagttatgtgtttattatgattatgaaatTTTGAGCCAAAAGCAAAAAGCCTTTGCTGTTTGTAAGACttattttatgcacagcagcagtagctcattagaaatacaagtctgggatgtgggcgggactgtttcggtgcagagtaaccccgcccctccCTGTTTGCGCGCAATTCTGGCTCAATCTGACTCTGATGTTAGAGCGAAAAATAATGGTAAGCAATATTAGATCAATCCAGCCTTACTGTTTTGAGTCAGATTGAGCCCCaatttcaattaattaatttaagaaGTGGAAAAATGGGCCAAAGATGATTTGGGAGATGACTAaaaacaaagttgatgagtGTTCAGGAATTGTTTGAGCTGAATAACCAGGATTTTCATAGATACCTACAACTGTGACACTACATTGGACACGAAATGAAAAGAACAGATTTAGAAATGTCCCAGCCAGgattaattaaaacaatgatAGAAGCATACAAGTCACAGAAAACCccaaaagtaatttaaaatatatattaaggTCTAGAAGATTTGAATGATGACACCACAGAgtatgtaaaaaagaaatacgAAAAGGAAGCCAATATTGAGATCTTAACAGAGGAATGggaagaaataaacaaacatcacAACTACAAAGTCAATGTTTTGGAGGGAATATGGGTGGAAGCATATTATCAGATATTTTGCAACTCCTGCACAAAGAAGACATGAAGATACAAGCTTTTGGAGACTTTGTGGGGAAGTTAAAGCAGATAACTTCCACATATTCTGGGATGTCCACTGATAATTCAACACTGgactgaaattaaaaaaggcaTGGAAGAAGTCCTGAAAACAAAGCTTCCATTCACTTTTGAAGTTGTGTACCTGGGAAAGATTGAAatagtacatttaaaaatagctgAGGACCATAAAATCTTGAACATCATGATATTGGCCAGTACAAAAGCAATTACCAGAAGATGGCGAAgtgggtttgtttttatttgtttctgaagTACCTATGTTAACCTGTACACCTTTAATGGAAAAATTAAGTATACAAGGGTCttactttcttttcttctcttaatATTACATTTGTGAGACGCTATCCTTTAAAATGTAGCataatctaatgttttctgaaaacctaataaaaaaaaaaaaaactaaataattgcATTTCATTACAGCAGGTGTGTTGAACGCCTTATTGTTTCTCACACACCTTAGTGTGAGCAGACCAAGGTGTGCGCAGAGGGAGAGGACGCCCATCTCAGTAACTGCATCAAGAGTAGAAGCatttttgaagcccaatgaggcaattttctttgtgattttgggctatataaataaaattgaattgaattgaaatttcAAACATCCGGCTTTTCTGATCCACGGTGGTTTAAactaagaaatactcagaaacgcagttttaatagACAATTCATATATGATTTTAAATAGGTTCTCTACTGTGAGAAAAGTGCTACAAAACcatgttaaaaccacaaaaaatatgattttaatgtGAGTGGGTCCACAAACCGGTCGCAGGcgcagcagtctaagcagagatgcccagacttcccccTCCCTGgacacttcctccagctcctctggtgTGACCCTGAGGTGTTACTAGTCCAGCCAAGAGAAATAGTctcaatctgaattcttcccttctccctaccccttcatttagccctccttatggaaaaatagtgtcccAGAATTTAGACGATTCAGACAATAGTCAGCTAGCGTATAGCATGGAGCTTTccgcagttttataactttaaaaaggtcatggtacaacaaaaagtcatgacttacatttagatgtaaacttctgtggttcagagcacaccaACGTGAAGAAATGCACTTCTCTCTTTTGCATCTTCTTCTGCCACATTGTGTCCTTCCATTAGACTCCGTTGATCTGCTTGGACACAGCGCTCTGTGAACAGCCCGCCTCCTTAGCtataactaaaaatattttttggagcAGCAGTAGGGCGGTAGAAATTCCGCTGGGAAGAGTGGAAGTTGGGTCAATTATTAGGAGGCGTATTATGGAGGACCTGCAGAAGCAATGGTAAAAGGAGAGTAAGAGATGGCCTCCATACAGTATCCAAGAAGACAATGTAGGGAAAGGCATAAATCTTACTTCAAACACCAGAGATCAAGTTATAATATGGTGGTTGAGGATGGGGCACGTGGCATTAAACAAAACGCAATATTTCCTAGAGAAACATCCCACTGGACTGTGTGATTGCGGGAAAGGGAAAGAATCATTGGAGCGTGTTTTATGTTACTGCAAATTGTTTGGCAAAGAATAACAGACGCTTGTGGATATAGTGAAACTGTCAGAGGGAGAATGGTTGAGTCTGAGGAGGCTGCAGGAAGGGGAGcagaatttcaataaaactatcattgagggtttttttcagaAGAACTGGGCTGTTGAGGAaaatatctttcttttttttcagtctagTTAGATAGTCCCCCACTCTGACTCACACTCCTACACAGTGGGTGGTGGTAATACACCTTGACGTTGGTGCTGCCTGCCATTTAAACCAGAAGAAGACCACAGATTTCTCAACAGTTCTCaaattttcctgttttcttggGATTTATGGTAAATGGcttatacttgtatagtgcttttctactttcctcaaaggcccaaaccgctttacagtcacagactcacccattcacacactggtggtggctccgctgctgaacactggtgccaaccctCCACCCAATATGATGTGGAGCCTCacttaatgtaaaaataaacaaatacattcttgAAATCAATTGAACAGTGGCCCCTGAATCTTTGTTCTAACAGTTAAATGCTTTAAGAGAATAATAGAAATGAATACACTTTGGCACATATTATATGCTTTAAGAGAATAATAGAAATGAATACACTTTGCCACAatattctaaaattattttgggGGCAAACGTCTGTACATGACCACACAAGTGAGCTCATATAAAAGATCTGGTTAAGGTTTTTGATGCCTCTGGAGCCTATATGTGTATAGAAGAATACTGCGAAAACTCactaaagaaaagcaaaccAACACTGACatgtacaaaaagaaaactcaaaccTTAAGGCAAACAACAATGGATCTATTCGAAGCAGAAAAGACACAATCCAAATGAAATTCAACCACAGACAGACAATGAACAGAACCATCAACATGAACCTGACTATAAAGGGACATGGAACAATGCAGGGAGGATAATAATATGCTATCTTTCTGTTTATCATGATCAttgtaattacttttttctcttgtgCTCTCAGTTAAAACTTCTTGGCTGATGTTGTGGTTTCCTTGAATTGTTGGGCTTTTATCctgtttctgtgtctgtttGTGATCTAATACCtgaaattaatcaataaaattgCAGTAATTAACTGACATTAATGATCATGTGACCACTAGTTTTCATCTTATcgattgttttcattttttagtggCATAATGTTTTTTAATCGTGCGGCTCTGTGCGACAGAGGCCTCCTGTCGGCTGGAGTGCAGCATGTTCGATCCCTCCCTCTGCTGTCAGCTGCTGAACGCTCCTCCTGTCACGTTGTCGGGTGCTTCGGTGGAACTTGAAGAACTTGAGCTCACTTCCTCGACATTTTGTGCGTCGTCGACGCACGGACGATCTTTCTGCTAATTGGACGGTTAGCTGAAGTGGGCGGGAATATCTGTTACACCGTACGCGCTGTGATTGGCCGCCGTTTCATAGTGGGCCGTGCCTGACGCCggtgtctccctggttgcgcaaGACGCCATTTTGGAGTGACAGTGAAAGATAACCTAAAGACCAGCAAGCTGtctttttaaaggtaaaaccCACTAGAACCAATTCATGTTTGTACCCGGTTTGTCAAATAATGTTAATGAGTTCAGACGCAGCCTAAGCGATCACATTTTGGAGTGGTTTACCGTGACGTCATGGTGTTCTCTCTGTAATGTGACGCGGCATTGAGCTAACGGCGGCTAGCTAGCTCCAGTGGTTCCTGTATCGACTGACAAGAAAAGTGCGACAGAGAGATTCTCGCGTTACACGACCTATTATACACCAACGAGTGTTTTGTATGTCAACGTTTGACGTCTTCGTGTGTACCGCTGCTCGTGGTTGACGGAATTACTTCGTACGGATCAAATATAATGTTACCCGTTAGCGGGGTAGGCTACCTTAGCTAGCCGAAGCATCCGCCCTAAAGTGGAGCTAACTATCAGTTTCTAATGGTGTCAGTATTACTGGAACAGCATCAGCTTTCGGATTTCATTTGAATCCCGGTTACATTATATGTATATTACTGTTGCATGTAAAACAAACCCCCGCTGGGGTGTGTGGACAATTTAGTTTACCGACCGAAAAGGCCTCAAATCGAGTCATCTGTTAGCTGTGCGGTTAGCCAGGAGTCCGACGTATTCGTCCGTTCAGTTTGCTACTGCttcgataaaataaaataaaaagcgaTTTATATTGTTAGAAATTTAGTCGATACAGATTTGAGGTGAAATATTCATCCATTAATGtcagtttgttaatgttttcCATATTGGGTTCAGATCCTAATCATGACCCGAATAACTTTAGAAATATCCCCATTAAAACACGCGTGTGCTGTGTAGACTTTTCAGATGTTTATTCACATCAGTCTGGATGTTTACCTGCTCGACTCGAATAGAAACCGTCATGATTTAGAGTAATCTATGCTCTGATCCTGTCGTTTATGGAGGATCGATTATCCACACACATGAATGGTGTTTACACCTTTATAGAACTATATTTTTGCATATAGTTTTATCAAGATGTAAGTGTAAAAAGATTTAGTCAAGGCAAACATTTAAGACTATTGAGATCATAGCTTTTTCAGTTTAACATAGTGGAGCTCGTAATATGACAACAGAGCTTTAACCTTTgtacttttttactttgttaaacTGTCAGTTTTCTTATATTGCTGTATTAATagtaaaatgttgtcattttcttttgctgttttctaGCTCTGTCATTATGGGGAATGTATTTGCAAGCTTATTCAAGGGCCTTTTTGGCAAGAAAGAGATGAGAATTCTAATGGTTGGACTGGATGCTGCTGGAAAAACAACTATCCTTTATAAACTAAAGCTTGGAGAGATCGTCACCACTATCCCCACCATCGGTAggatttctgtttgaaaatgattgtATTTAATGTTTCAAATACTGTGTGAATCTGTTCATTTTGAAGCTGTCATAGAAATAAAGACATTTCTAAatcacaaattaaattttttcataaaaatatacaaaaatttcttatgtcagaataattacgattaattaaaaaaggcaTTTAATGAAGTATCTGTGTGTAGTTATGTTCTGATATAACAGACACCACAGTGGCACCAGTGGATcgcctaaaaacataaaaaatatatatgaatggGAAACTGGCCTTAAATTCTATTTCataacatttcataaaaatgctaTAAATTAACATCTATTGAGCtctattttttcactttgatgCAACACAGAAGACTACCATATCTATGTGTTCCTGCAGTAAAAGTATTCTGTACTTAGGTAATatgaaaaacacacagattttCTGAATTAGAATGTCTCCTCAAATATGTTCTCCAAAGTGACACTGAACTCATCTCTGTTTACTGTAGTTCATGGTTTTTGAATTAACCATTGTGTGCCTTAGTTACTTGATAGTACAGCTGTCTGTAACGAGAAGGTTTTCCATCTGCTTACAATGCCAACCATTGAGGCTGACAACAGTCAAGCTGATGTTCAGCTGTTCCACAGCTCatcctttttacatttaaatatattgtagCCAAGATAAATGAAAATGAGATGCATTTAACTGCTTTTAGTCATTGTTGTTCATGGCTTCTATTGTTGGTGAATTCATCAGCTTGAACTGTGCAGCGTGCTCAGATTACATACAACTGGAGGAGTTCagataaattaatgaaaatagaaatattcAGCTCCAAACGGGCttttactcaaaaatacaaacttcatTTCTTATGTTTACATtcaacagacattttttaaagtttgaaaaaataactatattATTAAGTTAATgaatttatgaacaaaaatagtaaaattttaTGCTTGAATAATGGAGGTACTTGGtggttaaacattttctttaacaaaaaagtacaatttaaaaTTTCTATTGACCTGTTTAGTCTAACCTGTGAAGCCTTTCAAACTCATGTCTGTTACTAAGTCCTTCTTCATTTGTCCAGGTTTTAACGTTGAGACGGTAGAATACAAGAACATCAGCTTCACGGTGTGGGATGTGGGCGGTCAGGACAAAATCAGACCGCTGTGGCGCCACTACTTCCAGAACACTCAAGGTAAGGGGTGCACATTACTGCCCATAGCGGGCCCAACTGCTGCACCCAAGATGATCTTAAAGCTGCTGGACTGATGACTCATACACTATTGTTCAATCCTCAAAGGCTTTATTGTTtgactcctcctcttcctgacGTTAAAGTCAGCAGCAAATGTTAGCCTATCAGAGTTCATCCTGCCTAGAAAATCAACAGTTGATTTAGGTTTTGTGAGCTTCTTTTAGTGGAACCTCCGCTTTTAGTTTTGTGCCttatatttatttgtctgtgtatttatttttatttgtcaatttctaatgtaaaaacaattgtttttaacctttttataaCATCACCTCAAAGTATGTATGTATTTTCATCAtgtcaaaaaaatctgtattgttTTCATTCCAAGTCTGTTGAAAGTGTTTCTTAGCCAATCAAAGACTTCATTCAAGTATTGTGTACAGACTGCTGTGTGCTTAGCTGTTGCATACATAGACATGTAACAtttattggactattttttgTCAATGCCTCTAAGCATACAAAAAGACTCAGAGCTCAGCAAATTCCTGACAGGTTCCTGATTTCCCATTAGGAGTTCCTGAGTAAAATTCTCCCCATTCAGCATGTGTGCAATCTGTAAAGGTTCATCCAAACTCTCCTGAAAGAACTGTACCTGCatgttgctttatttaaaatatagctTAACATATGTGAGATATCTTAAAATTAATCCCAGTAAAAATATCACCAACATGACTTGTGAATCACAAGTGTTTAATTTCAATAATTTAGTGAGAAGATTTTGAGGATACAATCAAACTTTAACTCCAAGGCAATCTGGAGTGATTGAACGAGTGTGGAAACATCTGACACGACCACACGGTTTGTGAGGAGCTTTAAGAGGCTCCAGAGTGGATCTGATTTAGCAGACCCGAAGGACCTATGGATgagatgaagagaaaaacattcagtgttttcaaaatcatctgttactttaaaatgaagcaCAAAAGTTTTGGTCACTTCAGGAGTGAACAGCACTGAAACATGTTTCATGCTATTGAAGTTGTGTTTTCAATAGTTTAGTCACAGTACACAGAAAACTATGTGATCATTTTAATTCAGAAACCATGTTTTTAGCAGTTATTCAGTTCCAGGTTGATTGAATGGATCTGTGAACATCTACACCTTTAGTAACCTGCTAGATTAGTCAGTTCTGTTCTAGTTTAATTGAAACGTTTACCTGTAATTAACTTTAAAGCAGATTACAGGTAAAGTTTTAGACTTAAAAATCACATTGCTCAttgttcaatttgtttttacacTCTAAGATCTGTTTTCCCTCAGACATGCTTTTGTTTACGCAACAGTTTCTACATTTAAATCTGTTGCTGTGCAGTCAAATATTTTGTCTTCCATTTTCAGTCCTTCAATTGTTTTTGGATGCTCTTTTTATTTCTAGAGAGTTCTTCAAactatattaatatttttagaagaTTCACATTTATGATTATGATTTATGATTAACAGGGTTATAACGCAGAGGAAATAGTGATCTGTTTTGGGTTAACCCTTTTACCGGTAACACCCAGTAACCTAGCAACAATTTTAGCCAAATGAAATGCATCCTGATtcattttcacaaacaaaacGTTTTGGTAGTGTGAAAACGATGATTCATAGCTTTAACGTTGATGCAGTCACAGATTGTATCACAGCCATGTGACATTAAACCATAAAAGTTTGTGAAGACAGTTTAACACCCGTTTTACCACCACCTTGTGGTCACAGCGGCACATTGCTTCCATGTATCAATGTTGGATTCGCCCAAAAAGATTTCAGAatgtcattaatttttttagttacttGCACAATTTTTGGAGGTTCATCTGTAGAAATACtttgtttgaaatttaattGAAGCCAAAAAAGAATTCTTCATTATGATAAAAGTTGTGAGGGGGGAAAGCTCCTCTTTCAAACATCAACATGTCCGTCTTGCGTTTCTCTAAATGTGTATGTAAGGTTTGATCCCTCTGTTTGGTTCTGTCCTCATGAGGCACTCTTGTCTTTGCAGGGCTAATTTTTGTGGTTGACAGCAACGACCGGGAGAGGGTGAACGAGGCCAGAGAGGAGCTGTCCAGAATGCTGGCGGAGGATGAACTAAGGGACGCTGTGCTGCTCGTTTTCGCAAATAAACAAGTGAGGCATCTGACTGTAGCATGAAAACAGACAGCAGCTGCATCTTCGTGTTTTTAAGATCATTACTCTGAGGAGGGATGAAACCTTCTGGTccctttatttaaatcaagacCAGCTCTGATTAGGAGTTTTGCATTAACATTGAAATACTAGTCAAACATCAGGTGTGTCACAGTTCAGTGAACATAATGTTTAATGCAGTAAACCCTCAAAAGATGAATTTATGGAATAAAGGAAAACAGCATAAACGGCACGAGCTGAAGCTGGTCTGGATGTGTTGTTGAACAGAGAATTTCCTTATGATTGCTGACTGTCTGTGTCTTTATAGGATCTCCCTAACGCCATGAATGCTGCAGAGATCACAGACAAGCTGGGCTTGCACGCCCTCCGTCAGCGCAGCTGGTACATCCAGGCCACCTGCGCCACCAGCGGCGACGGCTTGTATGAGGGCCTAGACTGGCTCTCCAACCAGCTGAAGAACCAGAAATGATCCATTCCACCAgttgatttttgttcatttcttttctttttttttttttccttttcctgtttAAACACGATGGCAGCACCGGACCCAGGCCCCTCTGCTCCCCGTCTCCCCCAGTGCTTTCCTTTAAGAACTTCCTTCATTCCCTTGCCCTGCTACCTTCTTCTGTCAGTACTCTAGGGGCTGTAGCCTGtgctgcttgtgtgtgtgtgtgtgggtgagtGTGACCTTGTGTGTTCAGAGTGTGTGGGTGTGAAGGCGTCTCTGTGTGTTGGCTGGGACTGGGAGTAACCCTGGCGTGCCTTTTACACACCTGTGGAATCAGCAGTCTGGTTTTCCAGCCCTTTCTCCATCCACCAAACTCTGCCTCTGCCCCACTCAGTCTTGCACGCCCCCCCTTGTCCCCGCTCTCAAGAGGAAGCATGGTTTTCACATGGCAAATGAAGCCCCCTCCCTGTTAACTAGAATCTCCCCCCATTGTTGACCAAATGCCAGATGTTCCTTTAAAGCCGTTTGATTTTGAAGCCCACCTGTAAGAGATCTAGAGAATGGCATCTTAACCTGTATCAGGTCAAGTCAGATAACTGTAAAAGTCACACCACACATGGAgaagagaccccccccccatcatCATTCTGCTGCCATCTGAAAATCATGctcttgttttattattatattggAATATATCATATTATTCTTGCTGTGGCTCTCCGGTGAACACTACCTTTCTCCCACCACTGAGACCGTCAAGCACAAAGCAAGCCAGCAAATAAAAGTGGAATCTGCGAGTCCATGTTTGCAGATCTCATCTTTGGTAGTTGGCCTCTAATTCCCTggattaaatgacatttttgagaaGACCTTAAGTGTGATGTCTTATTCTGACGGTGTTCCTATGTCCTGGCAAACTGAAGCCAGTAACAGAGCAGGAAGCATCATGGCATGTACCTGTTTCTGTTCCTGGGTTTAGCAGTCCTGAGTCTGCTGTGAATATTCAAGCAGTTCCTCAAACCCACGCAGGGCTCCAGAACCTTCACCTGAGCGCCTGGGCTGGctttttggcagtttttttttcttctttcctcaccgttcgcttttctcctttgatatccaacattttgaaatgtttgtgggAGAAGGACTGGACCGAATATGAAGGCTCTGAAACTGTGAAGAACCCAGACAGGAAGAGGACGGGTTGATGGGCCATGACTCCtcactgcagagctgcagacGCCATGATGGAGAACACCAGCATGTCTCTGTGGTGGCGAGCTGAGGAGCTGGCGCGGGGGTGGGGGGCCGTGTGCAGTACATGGTGGTGAGGTCCAGGAGGCGCCGCGGCGTGGAATCAAAGGGGTTAATGAAGCTGGCACTTGTGTCAAGAAGAATGATTGTAAATCTGTATGTTCCCCTGCAAACTGTTTGTGTGGGGATCTCTGAACACATGAATAAACATGATTTGATCCAAAAcctgctgcagacagaacctGAAGCCTCACTGTTTGTCCAGCTGATGTCAGAACCTTCAACCTGTGGTTGGAACACGGACTCTAGAGTACCGGTGTCAATGAGCTGCAGAAGCCAGGCTTTATGATCGTTTAGACTTTTCTAAACTGATGAGGGTTACagttcatctgctcctaatgtTCAGGTTTGCTCCTagtgcatttaaaaaacatgatgaAAACTGAATGTTTTGGCCTCAAATTGATGTTTATAGTGGAAAAACCAGAGCAGTGTCTGCTGTCATTTTAAACCACTGTAGGAATATTCCAGAATATGAAATCCTGATCTCCTTTTCTCTGTGATGACCTGCAGTAAATTGGCTTTGAGTTGTTGGAACACAGTTGGATCATCAGCTTTCTCATGTAGAGCAGTTACCACCTGTCAGCCATCAAACAGGTCCAGGACCTCCATCCTGCATGCTCCTCTGCCTGAACACCTGTACAGGTCAGGTGTGTTTACATGACACAGGAAGCTGGGGACACTCATGCAATAATACGGGTAGTGTGTTTTATTCtggctgagaaagaaaaaaaaacatttaaactgtgAGCACCATGATGACCTCATTCACCTGAAATAGGTGAAGGTCAATCAGGAGCTTCCTGAGGAGGTGTGTCCTGGGAGAGCAGGAAAGGTAAAGGTGGTTGCCTCTATCTATCTTGCTCCTGCGTTCGGGCTGGCGTCCCGCCCTGGTGCATCGAGCTGATCAGACGAGTCAGGTGTCTCCAATACTAGCGGTCTTGTGCCGGCAGATCAGCTGTCTTCACATTAACGCCATGTTGATGGAGGTCATCTGCAGTGATGTCAAGACACCGAATGCAGGGCTTTGGTTGCAGTCCTCTCCAGCCTTTGGGTCTAACTGCAGAAGGACTCTTGTCAGGTGGTGAGGGGGAAGGCGGAGAACATGGCCAAACGACT includes:
- the LOC112154183 gene encoding ADP-ribosylation factor 1, yielding MGNVFASLFKGLFGKKEMRILMVGLDAAGKTTILYKLKLGEIVTTIPTIGFNVETVEYKNISFTVWDVGGQDKIRPLWRHYFQNTQGLIFVVDSNDRERVNEAREELSRMLAEDELRDAVLLVFANKQDLPNAMNAAEITDKLGLHALRQRSWYIQATCATSGDGLYEGLDWLSNQLKNQK